CGGGGCCGCCGGCGGACGCGGTGCCCGCCTTCGCGCGGATGCTGGAGGACGGGTCCCTGCCGCGGGAGCCGTGGGTGTTCGACCCGGCCGAGTTCGCCGGCGCCTGACCGGGCCTGACCGGGGCCTCACCGGCGGCTGACGCAGACCCGGGCGGGGACCGGCCGACGCCGCCCGGACGCCCGGGCGCCCGGCCCGCCCACCGGACCCCCTTGTCGTGTCCGCCGGGCGGATAGGGTGAGGCGGGTGAGCACCGCCCTGTATCGCCGCTATCGCCCGGACCGGTTCGAAGAGGTCATCGGGCAGGACCACGTCACGGTCCCGCTGCGCACCGCGCTGGCGAAGGACCGGGTGAACCACGCCTACCTCTTCTCCGGCCCGCGCGGCTGCGGCAAGACCACCTCCGCCCGCATCCTCGCCCGCTGCCTCAACTGCGCGCAGGGCCCCACGCCCACGCCGTGCGGGGAGTGCGACTCGTGCCGGGACCTGGCCACGGGCGGGCCGGGCTCGCTGGACGTGCTGGAGATCGACGCCGCCTCGCACGGCGGCGTGGAGGACGCGCGCGGGCTGCGCGAGCGTGCCACGTTCGCGCCGGTGCGGGACCGCTACAAGATCCTCATCATCGACGAGGCCCACATGGTCACGGCGGCGGGCTTCAACGCGCTGCTGAAGATCGTGGAGGAGCCGCCGGAGCACCTCAAGTTCATCTTCGCCACCACGGAGCCGGAGAAGGTCATCGGGACCATCCGCTCCCGCACGCACCACTACCCGTTCCGCCTCGTGCCGCCGGAGCCGCTGATCGCCCACCTCGAGCAGCTCTGCGCCGAGGAGGGCGTGTCCGTGGAGAAGGGCGTGCTGCCGCTGGTGGTGCGCGCGGGCACGGGCTCGGTGCGTGACACGCTCTCCGTGCTGGACCAGCTGATCGCCGGCGCGCAGGACGGCGGGGTCTCGTACGAGCTGGCCGTGAGCCTGCTCGGCTTCACCCCGGAGGCCCTGCTGGACGACGTGATCGACGCCGTCGCCGCGGACGACACCCCCACGGTGTTCCGCGTGGTGGACCGCGTGGTGCAGTCCGGCCAGGACCCGCGCCGCTTCGTCGAGGACCTGCTGGACCGCTTCCGCGACCTCGTGATCGCCCGCGCCCTGCCGGAGGAGGCCGGCGCGATCCTCCACGGCATGCCGGAGGACCAGGTGCGCCGCCTCTCCGCGCAGGCCGCGCAGCTCTCCCGGGCGGAGCTCTCCCGCCTCGCGGACGTCACCAACCTCGCGCTCACGGACATGGTGGGCGCCACCAGCCCGCGCCTGCACCTCGAGCTGCTGATGGCGCGGCTGCTGCTGCCCGCCTCGGACGACACGCACCGCGGCCTGGCCGCTCGCCTCGAGGCGCTCGAGCGTCGCCTCGAGCTCGGCGGCGTGCCCGTGGCGTCCGCGGAGGAGTCGGCCGGGGGCACGACGACGTCGGCCCGGCCCGGTGCGCCCGCCGCGGCCGCCGGGGGGTCGGCCGGCTCGGGTGGCGCGGGAGGCGGCGAGCCGCTGACGGGCGCCGCGCTGGCCCGCGCCGCGATGCGCCGGCCGGAGGCGCAGGAGGCGCCCACGCCGCCGGCGCAGGAGACGGCGCAGTCGGAGAAGGCGCCGGCGCAGCCGGAGCCGTCGTCGAAGCCGTCCCCGGTCGGGCAGGCCGCTCCGCCGGCTCAACCCGCGCAGTCGGAGCATCCCCGCCCCGAGCGCTGGGCGCCGCCCGCCGCGGCGTCGTCCCCGGAGGCCGACGCCCCGGCCCAGCGGCCCGATGCGGCCCGGCCCGAGCAGCCCGCGCAGCAGGACCGGCCGCAGCGACAGCAGCAGACCCCTCCCCCGGCCCCGGCGGGGCAGCCAGAGCAGCGGCAGCAGCAGACGGCGCAGGCCGACCGGCCGACAACCGCCGAGCGGTCCTCGGAGCGCCCCGCCGCGGGCGCCCCGGAGGCGACCCCGACGTCGACCCGTCCCCAGGCGGCCGAGCGACCTGCGGAGCGCCCGCAGGCTGAGGCGGACGCCGCGGGCTCCGCGGCGCCGTCGAGCGCGGCCCCCGCGCCGGCCCCGAGCCAGGTGGAGAAGGTCCGCCGGGCCTGGCCGGACATCCTCGCGGCCCTCGAGGACGCCTCGCGCCTGATGTGGATGATCGTGAAGGACAACGCGAGCGTGGCCGGCTACGACGGCTCCCTCCTCACCATCGGCTTCCAGCAGGACGGCCCCCGCCAGATGCTGCTGGGCCGCGGCGGCGACCGCGTGCTCGCCGAGGCCGTCCACCAGGTGCTCGGCATCCGTCCCCAGCTCGACCTGATCCTGGGCGGAGACGCCCCGCAGGGCGGCTCCCGCCCCGCCGCGGACGCCCGTCCCCAGGCCGGCGGTCGCCCCGCCGCAGGGCCTGCGGCATCCCCGGCCGCCGCGGCACCCGCCGAGCGCCCGCAGGGGCGCCCGCAGCAGGGCCAGGCGCCGGGCCAGGAGGAGACCCCGTCGGCGCCGCGCGCCGAGTCCCGTGCGGACGCACCGACGTCGCGCCCCGACGCCGGGGAGGCCGCCCCCACGCGGCAAGACCCCCGCCCCGGTGCCGACTCCCGGCAGGACCGCCCGCAGCAGCAGGGCGGGGAGGCGGACCGCGGGCAGGACCGCGGGCAGCAGCAGGGTCGCGGGCAGGCCTCCGACCGCGGCCCCGCGCAGGGCGGATCGCCCTCCGGACGGCCCACCGGCCATGCCGCCGTCCCGACCCCCGGCCGGGGTCCGTCGTCGCCGGCGCCCGCGCAGCGGCCGACGGCCCCGCAGGCCGCGTCGACCACGCCCCCGGGAGCCCCGCCGTCGGACGGCTGGGGCCGCGCGGACGAGGAGCCGCCCGCCTGGGACGACGCTCCCCCGCCCGAGGAGGACCCTTGGGACTCCCTGCCCGAGTTCGACCCGAACGCGGACATGGACGACTCGGACGGCCCCGAGGGCTGGACTCCCCCGGCGGCCGGCCAGGACGACGCCCCCGTGGGCGCCGCCGGCTGGGACGGGCCCGTGCCCGCCACCGAGGACTGGGGAGCCCCGCCGCAGGGCGGCGCCCCCGCGCCCGGCGGCCGCCGGGACGAGCGCCCGGCCGCGGCTCATGGCTCCGCCGCCCCGTCGGAGCGGCCCGCCCCGCAGGGCTCCGCCGACGCCGGCCCGGCCGCCGAGACCGGCGCCGAGCCCAGCGCCGAGGAGGTCCGCCGCGCCTACGACCCGGGTCCCCTCGTGCGCGAGGAGGAGCACACGATCCCCGTGTTCGCCCGCCCCGAGGCCGAGCTGCGCGCCGAGTTCGCCCAGCGCTTCGGCGCCACCCGCCCCGCCGGCTTCGACGACGGTGCGGGCGCCGGAGCCGTCGCCGAGTCCACGCGGGCAGCCGCCCCCTCGCCGGGCCCCGACGACCTGCCTCCCGGCCAGGGCGACGACCCCGACGCCACCGCACGTCGCGACGCCCACCCCGCGGCCTCCGCGTCCGGTCCGTCCTCCGCGGCGGACCACGGGTCCTCCGGCGAGCCCACGGCGGACGGCACCCCGGACCCCGGTGTGCCCGCCGAGGACCACGAGCACGCCTCCGCCTCGGACTCCGCCGACGACGGCTCTCCGGAGCACGCGGCCGGGTCCGGCCACCCGGCGAG
The sequence above is a segment of the Micrococcus endophyticus genome. Coding sequences within it:
- a CDS encoding DNA polymerase III subunit gamma and tau — its product is MSTALYRRYRPDRFEEVIGQDHVTVPLRTALAKDRVNHAYLFSGPRGCGKTTSARILARCLNCAQGPTPTPCGECDSCRDLATGGPGSLDVLEIDAASHGGVEDARGLRERATFAPVRDRYKILIIDEAHMVTAAGFNALLKIVEEPPEHLKFIFATTEPEKVIGTIRSRTHHYPFRLVPPEPLIAHLEQLCAEEGVSVEKGVLPLVVRAGTGSVRDTLSVLDQLIAGAQDGGVSYELAVSLLGFTPEALLDDVIDAVAADDTPTVFRVVDRVVQSGQDPRRFVEDLLDRFRDLVIARALPEEAGAILHGMPEDQVRRLSAQAAQLSRAELSRLADVTNLALTDMVGATSPRLHLELLMARLLLPASDDTHRGLAARLEALERRLELGGVPVASAEESAGGTTTSARPGAPAAAAGGSAGSGGAGGGEPLTGAALARAAMRRPEAQEAPTPPAQETAQSEKAPAQPEPSSKPSPVGQAAPPAQPAQSEHPRPERWAPPAAASSPEADAPAQRPDAARPEQPAQQDRPQRQQQTPPPAPAGQPEQRQQQTAQADRPTTAERSSERPAAGAPEATPTSTRPQAAERPAERPQAEADAAGSAAPSSAAPAPAPSQVEKVRRAWPDILAALEDASRLMWMIVKDNASVAGYDGSLLTIGFQQDGPRQMLLGRGGDRVLAEAVHQVLGIRPQLDLILGGDAPQGGSRPAADARPQAGGRPAAGPAASPAAAAPAERPQGRPQQGQAPGQEETPSAPRAESRADAPTSRPDAGEAAPTRQDPRPGADSRQDRPQQQGGEADRGQDRGQQQGRGQASDRGPAQGGSPSGRPTGHAAVPTPGRGPSSPAPAQRPTAPQAASTTPPGAPPSDGWGRADEEPPAWDDAPPPEEDPWDSLPEFDPNADMDDSDGPEGWTPPAAGQDDAPVGAAGWDGPVPATEDWGAPPQGGAPAPGGRRDERPAAAHGSAAPSERPAPQGSADAGPAAETGAEPSAEEVRRAYDPGPLVREEEHTIPVFARPEAELRAEFAQRFGATRPAGFDDGAGAGAVAESTRAAAPSPGPDDLPPGQGDDPDATARRDAHPAASASGPSSAADHGSSGEPTADGTPDPGVPAEDHEHASASDSADDGSPEHAAGSGHPASMFPRLMERVRAGGPLEPPVNAAPPGGATPPGGGPGGGAGPSGPGSAPGSDQGPRPGGAPCDAQGPGAPGPDAPRGGRPSAAALGARPGGETGSPAGASAPPSLDARAAAIRAAREAAQGRGPARTAGTGPAAPSAPAVGWEDEVASDDDVALEDSGLVGRAVVERVLGARLLEERANSA